Genomic window (Rossellomorea aquimaris):
GCGTTCTAAGGACTGCGAAGCTAGACCGTAAGGACTGGTGGAGTGCTTAGAAGTGAGAATGCCGGTATGAGTAGCGAAAGATGGGTGAGAATCCCATCCACCGAATGCCTAAGGTTTCCTGAGGAAGGCTCGTCCGCTCAGGGTTAGTCGGGACCTAAGTCGAGGCCGATAGGCGTAGACGATGGACAACAGGTTGATATTCCTGTACCACCTCTTTTCCGTTTGAGCAATGGGGGGACGCAGGAGGATAGGGTAAGCGCACTGCTGGATATGTGCGTCTAAGCAGTTAGGCTGATGATGAGGCAAATCCCATCATCGCATAAGGCTGAGCTGTGATAGCGAGCGAATTATAGTAGCGAAGTTCCTGATTCCACACTGCCAAGAAAAGCCTCTAGCGAGGAAAAAGGTGCCCGTACCGCAAACCGACACAGGTAGGCGAGGAGAGAATCCTAAGGTGAGCGAGAGAACTCTCGTTAAGGAACTCGGCAAAATGACCCCGTAACTTCGGGAGAAGGGGTGCTCTGGTAGGGTGCAAGCCCGAGAGAGCCGCAGTGAATAGGCCCAGGCGACTGTTTAGCAAAAACACAGGTCTCTGCGAAGCCGTAAGGCGAAGTATAGGGGCTGACGCCTGCCCGGTGCTGGAAGGTTAAGAGGAGTGCTTAGCGCAAGCGAAGGTGCGAATCGAAGCCCCAGTAAACGGCGGCCGTAACTATAACGGTCCTAAGGTAGCGAAATTCCTTGTCGGGTAAGTTCCGACCCGCACGAAAGGCGTAACGATCTGGGCACTGTCTCAACGAGAGACTCGGTGAAATTATAGTACCTGTGAAGATGCAGGTTACCCGCGACAGGACGGAAAGACCCCGTGGAGCTTTACTGTAGCCTGATATTGAATTTTGGTACAGCTTGTACAGGATAGGTAGGAGCCTTGGAAACCGGAGCGCCAGCTTCGGTGGAGGCATCGGTGGGATACTACCCTGGCTGTATTGAAATTCTAACCCGCGCCCCTTATCGGGGTGGGAGACAGTGTCAGGTGGGCAGTTTGACTGGGGCGGTCGCCTCCTAAAGAGTAACGGAGGCGCCCAAAGGTTCCCTCAGAATGGTTGGAAATCATTCGCAGAGTGTAAAGGCACAAGGGAGCTTGACTGCGAGACCTACAAGTCGAGCAGGGACGAAAGTCGGGCTTAGTGATCCGGTGGTTCCGCATGGAAGGGCCATCGCTCAACGGATAAAAGCTACCCCGGGGATAACAGGCTTATCTCCCCCAAGAGTCCACATCGACGGGGAGGTTTGGCACCTCGATGTCGGCTCATCGCATCCTGGGGCTGTAGTCGGTCCCAAGGGTTGGGCTGTTCGCCCATTAAAGCGGTACGCGAGCTGGGTTCAGAACGTCGTGAGACAGTTCGGTCCCTATCCGTCGTGGGCGCAGGAAATTTGAGAGGAGCTGTCCTTAGTACGAGAGGACCGGGATGGACGCACCGCTGGTGTACCAGTTGTCTTGCCAAAGGCATCGCTGGGTAGCTATGTGCGGAAGGGATAAGTGCTGAAAGCATCTAAGCATGAAGCCCCCCTCGAGATGAGATTTCCCATCACGTAAGTGAGTAAGATCCCTAGAAGATGACTAGGTAGATAGGTCAGAGATGGAAGCATGGCGACATGTGGAGTTGACTGATACTAATCGATCGAGGACTTAACCACAAAGAGTCATTATTTAAATGAACAACAATTGGTCGATATTCGGCTTTCTTGACATCAATTCTTTATCTAGTTTTGAAGGAACAAACCTTCAATTGAATATTCGTCTGGTGATAATGGCGAAGAGGTCACACCCGTTCCCATGCCGAACACGGAAGTTAAGCTCTTCAGCGCCGATGGTAGTTGGGGGATCTCCCCCTGTGAGAGTAGGACGTCGCCAGGCAAATGTGAAAAGAGTAGCTCATTGAGTTACTCTTTTTTGTGGTTTGAATTTATGGAAATAGTAGCAGGTAATCATACGAGAGCTTAGGTGATAATTGGTAAAAGACGCATAAAACAAAAAAAGACGCAATAATGTCAGAAAAAGACGCATAAAAAAAAACGACGGAATTACCACGAATTCTCGATTATAAACACTCAGTTCACCCCGGAAAAATACCTGCTGTGATACAAAAGAGCACTTAGCACTTTCTCTAATTAATCCCCCAATTAACCACAACTTTTAGGAAACCCACCACAATAGCCGCATCATCCATCCATCACATCACAAATCGGCCCTCCCTCAGACCACCCCATCCCTAAAATCAACTCCCGGCCGGTACCATCGTACTCCCCAATCAAACCATCCCACACTCTCAATGCCCCATTTCCTTATTTCTATCCAACAATCTCACATTCCCACGTTTAAAACCTTCCTAAAACAGGAAAACTTCTAAGGTCATACTTCATAATTGCAAAGTTTAAAACGCGGTTGTATAATTATAGTCAAATATAGTCAAAGTCAAAATGAGGAGGAGGTTTGATGAGGAACATATCCGACATCATTGAACATTATTTAAAGAATGTTTTAGAACTGAGTGAAAGTGAGATAGTCGAGATTAAAAGAAGCGAGATCGCTGATAAGTTTCAATGTGTTCCTTCTCAAATTAATTATGTGATCAATACCCGGTTCACGATAGAACGAGGGTATGTAGTAGAAAGTAAACGAGGTGGCGGGGGCTACATCCGAATCATGAAGGTAAAAGCCCACGATCAAGTTCATCTTATCGATCAGCTAGTAGCTTTAATAACACAAACCATCAGTCAGAATACTGCGGCTGATATTGTGTTTCGATTAGTGGAAGAGGATATTATTTCTGAACGGGAAGCGAAGATTATGCTGAGCGTAATGGACCGTTCGGTGATCATGGTCGATTTACCAGAACGGGATGTATTGAGGGGAAGAATGCTCAGAGCCATGCTGGATACATTGAAGTATGAGTAAGTTTTGAGAGGTGAGTAGGATGGTTTGTCAAGAGTGTAATGAAAGACCTGCAACCCTTCATTTTACCAAGGTGATAAATGGGGAAAAGACAGAGGTTCATTTATGTGAACAATGTGCTCAGGATAAGGGTGAAATGTTTATGTTTGATTCTTCTTCCGGGTTCTCTGTGAACAATCTATTGGCAGGTCTTCTTAATATAGCCCCTGCATTTAAGCAGGCAAAAGAAACGGAAATTCCTAAGACAGAGGTATTACAGTGTGAAAAGTGTAAAATGACTTTTCAGCGATTCATTAACGTAGGACGCTTCGGCTGTGCCCATTGCTATGAAACGTTTAAAGATGAACTTACTCCTCTTTTAAAGCGCGTTCATAGTGGGAATGTGGAGCACCACGGGAAGGTTCCGGAACGCATGGGTGGAGCCATTCACATAAAGAAAAAGATTCAGCAGTTGAAATCGGATCTGCAAACGATGATTGCGGATGAAGAGTTCGAAAAAGCAGCAGAGATACGAGACGAAATTCGCTCCCTGGAGAAAGATGCTAATAAAGAGGGGGGAGATAAAGGATGAGTCTGGAGAAGTTTTTACAAAATGCTGTTAGCTCCTGGATGAATGAAGAAGGACCGAATTCAGATATTGTTCTCAGCTCACGGGTCCGGCTCGCAAGAAACATGACGGACTTTCGTTTCTCTACTCTATATTCTTCAGAAGAAGCTAAAGAGATCGTGGATCGCGTGAAGGATAAGCTCTCTTTATACCCAGGAAATTTAGGAGAATTAGAATTTTTACCTACAAGGGAGATTCAGCCTCTCCAAAAGAGGGTATTGATGGAGAAACACCTAATTAGTCCTAACTTAGCGGAGGACACGAATTATGGGGCTGTCCTTCTATCCAGTGAAGAAGATATTAGCATAATGGTAAACGAAGAGGACCATATTCGAATACAGTGTTTATATCCAGGATTGCAATTAAAGGAAGCATTACAGAGAGCGAATCAGATTGATGATTGGTTTGAAAGTGAATTTGATTTTGCTTTTGATGAGAAACATGGATATTTAACGACTTGTCCTACTAATGTGGGGACAGGGCTTAGAGCTTCCGTGATGATGCATTTGCCGGGTCTGGTTCTGACCCAGCAATTAAATCGCATCATCCCTGCCATTAACCAATTAGGTTTGGTGGTAAGAGGGATATATGGAGAAGGCAGTGAGGCATTAGGGAACATTTTTCAGATTTCGAATCAAACGACCCTTGGTAAATCAGAGGAAGATATTGTGGAAGATTTATTGAGTGTTGTAAAGCAGATCATTGATAAAGAACACTCGGCACGGGACGCATTAGTTAAAACGTCTAACATACAATTAGAAGATAGGATCTTTCGTTCACTTGGCGTATTGGAACACAGTAGAATTATCGAGTCCAAGGAAGCGGCGAAGTGTTTATCGGATGTAAGACTTGGAATAGATTTAGGATACATCAAAGTCATATCTAAGAATATATTGAATGAACTAATGATTTTAACCCAACCTGGATTTTTACAACAATATTCTGGAGGTCCATTGAGACCAAATGAAAGAGATATAAGAAGGTCTTCTTTGATTCGGGAGCGAATTAAGTTAGATAAGGATACATGTGAGGAGGAAAAATAATATGATGTTTGGTCGATTTACAGAAAGAGCACAAAAGGTATTAGCATTAGCTCAAGAAGAAGCTATTCGTCTGGCGCACAGTAATATTGGTACTGAACATATTTTATTGGGACTTGTCCGCGAAGGTGAAGGAATTGCGGCTAAAGCACTTACGGCGTTGGGACTGAGCCCTGAAAAGATTCAAAAAGAAGTGGAAGGATTGATCGGAAAAGGTACCGAGAAATCCCAAACGATCCATTATACACCACGAGCGAAGAAAGTGATTGAGCTATCTATGGATGAGGCTCGTAAATTGGGTCACTCATATGTAGGAACAGAACATATTTTATTAGGGTTGATTCGTGAAGGTGAAGGAGTAGCTGCTCGTGTACTTGGCAACCTTGGAGTAAGCTTAAATAAAGCAAGGCAGCAGGTATTGCAGTTACTTGGCAGCAATGATTCAAGTAACCACCAGGGCGCGGGCAATGCAAATGCCAATACGCCTACCCTTGATAGCTTAGCCCGTGACTTGACGGCGATTGCCCGTGAAGGCAGTTTAGATCCGGTTATCGGACGGAGCAAAGAAATTCAGCGTGTCATCGAAGTGCTGAGTCGACGTACGAAGAATAACCCGGTGTTGATCGGTGAGCCTGGTGTAGGTAAGACCGCGATTGCCGAGGGTCTTGCCCAACAGATCATTGCCAATGAGGTTCCTGAGATCCTTCGGGACAAACGCGTCATGACCCTGGATATGGGTACAGTGGTAGCCGGTACGAAATATCGTGGGGAATTCGAGGATCGGTTAAAGAAAGTAATGGATGAAATCCGTCAAGCAGGTAACATAATCCTGTTTATCGATGAGCTTCATACATTAATCGGAGCAGGTGGGGCTGAAGGTGCCATTGATGCGTCAAACATCTTAAAACCATCTCTTGCACGAGGAGAATTACAGTGTATCGGTGCAACGACATTAGATGAGTACCGTAAATATATTGAAAAGGATGCTGCGTTAGAGCGCCGTTTCCAACCAATCCAAGTCAATGAGCCAACGGCAGAAGAGTCCATTCAGATTCTTAAAGGATTACGTGATCGTTATGAAGCCCATCACCGCGTGTCAATTACAGATGAAGCGATTGATGCGGCAGTGAAACTTTCTGATCGCTACATTTCAGACCGCTTCTTACCGGATAAGGCAATCGATTTAATCGATGAAGCTGGTTCTAAGGTGCGTTTACGCTCTTATACAACTCCGCCAAACTTGAAAGAACTTGAAGCCAAGCTGGAAGAAATTCGCAAAGAGAAGGATGCGGCTGTTCAAAGCCAAGAGTTTGAAAAAGCAGCTTCTCTAAGAGATTCAGAGCAAAAGCTTCGTGAAGAGCTGGAAGAAACGAAGAACACATGGAAAGAAAAGCAAGGCCAGGAAAATACAGAAGTGACCGTTGAAGATATTGCGAAAGTTGTATCGAACTGGACGGGAGTACCGGTATCTAAGCTTGCTCAAACGGAAACGGATCGCTTACTTAAATTAGAGGAAATCCTCCATTCCAGAGTCATCGGTCAATCTGAAGCAGTCGTAGCGGTGTCAAAAGCTGTCCGCCGTGCAAGAGCGGGGCTGAAAGATCCGAAGCGTCCGATTGGTTCCTTTATCTTCTTAGGACCGACAGGGGTGGGGAAAACAGAACTTGCCCGTGCGCTGGCGGAATCTATGTTCGGTGACGAGGATGCCATGATTCGTATTGATATGTCCGAGTACATGGAGAAACATTCGACTTCCCGTTTAGTAGGTTCTCCTCCAGGGTATGTAGGGTATGAAGAAGGCGGCCAGTTAACGGAAAAAGTTCGCCGTAAACCGTATTCCGTGGTTCTATTGGATGAAATTGAAAAAGCACACCCTGATGTATTTAACATTCTGCTGCAAGTCTTGGAAGATGGTCGATTGACTGATTCTAAAGGAAGAACGGTAGACTTTAGAAACACGGTGTTAATTATGACATCTAACGTTGGTGCCCAGTCCCTTAAGAGCAATAAATATGTTGGGTTCAATATTCAAGATGGAAAACAGGATTATAAGGATATGAAAGGCAAGGTTATGGAGGAGCTGAAACGGGCGTTCCGACCAGAGTTCCTTAACCGTATCGATGAAATCATTGTGTTCCATTCCCTTGAAAAAGACCACTTAAAAGAGATTGTGACCTTGATGTCCAACCAATTGACAACTCGCTTGAAAGAGCAGGATATTCATTTAGAGCTTTCAGCTGCTGCTAAAGAGAAAATTGCAGATGAAGGATTCGATCCTGAATACGGTGCGCGTCCACTGCGTCGTGCCATTCAGAAACATGTAGAGGATAAACTGTCAGAAGAGCTATTAAGAGGCAAGGTACTCACAGGACAGAATATATTGATCGATGTAGAAGATAGCGAGTTTGTTGTGAAGGTAAAAGAAGAAGAAGCAGCAAATACTCCTACTTAATACAAACGGTAGAAAAGGAGGTACACGTATATGTTTTTCGTGTACCTCTTTTATCATAATGTAGCTTTTCTGTAATGCTTGTCGGGCCTGATCAAGTCGGCTCCGCTTTTCTGATTGTCTAGCTCCGGTGGCTAGAGGCTCGAGGTCATAAGCCAAGTAAACCAAAAAGGCAAAGTGCGCCTTTCCGGGTTACTCGTCTTATGCTTGTCGCCTCTTGGCAAGCCACCTGCGCTTTTCTGATTGTCCAGCTCCGGTGGCTAGAGGCTCGAGGTCATAAGCCAAGTAACCCAAAAAGGCAAAGTGCGCCTTTCCGGGTTACTCGTCTTATGCTTGTCGCCTCTTGGCAAGCCACCTGCGCTTTTCTGATTGTCCAGCTCCGGTGGCTAGAGGCTCGAGGTCATAAGCCAAGTTAACCAAAAAGGCAAAAAACGCCTTTCCGGTTAACTCGTCTTATGCTTGTCGCCTCTGATCAAGCCACCTGCGCTTTTCTTGTAACCATTACATAAAACCGATACAATCATTCCAAAAGGGTATTTATATGGAATGGTTAGAGTACAAATAGAGTAAAAGAGGAGAAGAATAGATTGGCAAAGAAAAAGACAAAGTTTGTATGTTCATCATGTGGATATGAGTCTGCTAAATGGATGGGGAAATGTCCAGGATGTAACGAGTGGAACACGATGGTGGAAGAGGTTGAGATGACGGGGAAGAAGCCTCGCGGGTCGTTTATGCATTCTGAAAATATCGGGCCAACTAAAGCAGAGAAGCTTATCTCAATCGAAACAAAGCAAGAACCAAGAGTATTGACCGAGTCGAAAGAGCTGAATCGGGTGCTGGGTGGGGGAGTCGTCCCGGGATCACTTGTGTTGATCGGTGGAGATCCGGGAATAGGGAAATCTACTTTATTGCTCCAGGTTTCTGCCCAGCTGGCTGATCAAAAGCAGAAGGTTTTATATATATCAGGAGAAGAATCCATCAAGCAAACAAAGCTTCGGGCAGATCGATTACATGTGAAATCCGATGATCTATATATATTTGCAGAAACAAATCTTGAATTGATTCATCAGACGATTGAACAGATCTCACCTGATTTTGTCATCATCGACTCGATTCAAACGATTTTTCACCCTGAAGTGACGTCTGCTCCAGGCAGTGTTTCACAGGTAAGGGAATGTACAGCCGAATTAATGAGAATAGGGAAAACCAAAGGCATCGCCATCTTTATTGTAGGGCATGTTACAAAAGAAGGTTCGATTGCAGGCCCTCGTTTATTGGAGCATATGGTTGATACCGTGCTGTATTTTGAAGGTGAACGTCATCATTCTTATCGTATTTTAAGAGCGGTGAAGAATCGATTCGGCTCGACGAATGAGATGGGGATTTTTGAAATGAAAGAGCTAGGCTTGGAGGAAGTCGCAAATCCTTCTGAGATATTCCTCGAGGAGCGCTCCCAAGGTGCGGCAGGCTCAACGGTCGTTGCTTCCATGGAAGGTACAAGACCTGTTCTAGTGGAGATACAGGCCCTTGTCACTCCTACCAGTTTCAACAACCCACGACGAATGGCTACGGGGATAGATCATAGCCGTGTTTCACTCATTATGGCCGTATTGGAGAAACGGGCAGGAATGCTATTGCAGCAGCAGGATGCTTATCTGAAAGTGGCAGGTGGAGTTAAACTGGATGAACCGGCGATTGATTTGGCCGTTGCAGCGAGTATTGCGTCGAGCTTTCGGGATAAAGCGTCCAGGGCCCACGATTGTATCATTGGAGAAGTTGGATTGACAGGTGAAATAAGAAGGGTTTCGAGGATTGAACAACGTGTCCAGGAAGCGGCTAAATTAGGTTTTAAACGTGTGATAATTCCCCAAAATAACTTAAGTGGGTGGCAGCCGCCTTCTGATATAGAGGTCACAGGAGTATCAAATATAAATGAAGCGCTGGCTATTATTTTAGGAGGATAGGAAATGGAAGATAAGAAGGCAAGAGAGAAGTCCATGTCGGATATTTTACAATTCGTTGCTCCTGGTGCCCCGATCAGGGATGGCATTGATAATGTGCTGAGAGCCAATACAGGAGGGCTCATTGTTGTTGGCTACAATGATAAGGTTAAATCTGTACTGGACGGTGGATTTCATATCAATTGTGCTTTTTCTCCTAGCTATCTATATGAGCTGGCCAAGATGGATGGGGCCATCATCCTGAATGAAGCGGGTACGAAGATTATTTTGGCCAATGCACAGTTGGCTCCTGATGTGTATGTTCCTTCCACTGAAACTGGAATGAGACACCGTACGGCTGAGCGGGTTGCAAGACAAACCAATGCCCTTGTCATCGCCATCTCTCAGCGGAGGAACGTCATCACCCTGTATCAAGGTAATTTTCGTTATGCATTAAAGGACATCTCCGTCATCTTGACGAAGGCCAACCAGGCGATTCAAACATTGGAGAAGTATAAGGTGGTTCTGGATCAGAGCATTTCTAATTTATCGGTGCTGGAGTTTGAGGAGCTTGTCACACAAAGTGACCTACTGCAGGTTCTTCACAGATTCGAAATGGTTTTAAGAATTAAGAACGAGTTATTGACCTATTTAAGCGAGCTGGGTGTAGAAGGAAGATTGATCCGCCTTCAGATGAATGAGTTATTGGCTGATATTGAAGATGAGGCGATGCTCATTATAAGGGATTATTCCCAGGAGAGAAATATCAAGCCGTTCGAACTCCTCTATAAATTTCAAGAGCTTGTTCACTCAGAGGTATTAGAAGATAATGTCCTATTAAAATTATTAGGCTATCATGGGTATGTTCATCACGATGATGCCATCTATCCACGAGGATATCGCGTGTTGAATAAGATCCCACGTTTACCGATTGTGATCATTGAAAACCTGATTACAAGGTTCGAAACCCTTCCTCATGTAGTGAGTGCATCAGTGGATGATTTGGATGAAGTGGAAGGAATCGGAGAGGTCAGGGCCCGGAAAATCAAAGAGGGGTTAAAACTGATCAAAGAACAAACGTTTGCCGATCGACAGTTATAAGTATATGTTCCTGTATTCACCATATATGGTATAATTGAATCATTTTCAAAAAATTGACAGTCTCTATAAGACATGTTAGCCTTCACTTAAGGAAGCTAGTAAAATGGGATAAGTATATCAAAATGGTTTCCAATTTATTAAATTTAAAATTTTCAAGGGCTAAGACGTTTCAAAAATAGTAAATTGTTTATAATGAATAGGAGGAGGTGAGGGAATGTTAAAAAGAATCGTTCAAGCGTGCTTCCTTATCGTCGGGGGAACACTGGGGATATTTCTGCTTCCCGAATTATTTACCGTCATAAATTTATCAGACATTCCTTTAATAAATAACCCATATATGACTGCTATATTTGGTGCCATTATCTTTTATATTCTTACGTTTTGGGCAGTCGAGTATGTCGTCAATTTCGTCAAGTGGTTTGAAGATAGTTTAGTAAAAGCTCCAGTAACGGATCTGTTATTTGGTAGCTTAGGGCTTATTATCGGTCTTTTTGTTGCGTATCTGTTTGGGATTCCTTTCAATCAAATGGAGATTCCGATTGTCAACACAGTGGTTCCGATTCTATTAACGCTGATTCTTGGATATTTAGGATTTCAAGTTGGCTTTAAGAAAAGGGATGAGCTGGTCGGTCTGTTTGGTACTTCAAACAGGGGTAAGAAAAAAGGGACAGACGAAGACGCAGATGAAGCGGGTGTGAAAACCCTGAAGATACTGGATACGAGTGTGATCATTGATGGTCGTATCGCAGATATCTGTCAAACTGGCTTCTTGGAAGGAATTGTCGTGATTCCACAGTTCGTGCTGGAAGAGCTTCAGCATATTGCGGATTCTTCAGACGTGTTGAAACGAAACCGTGGACGACGAGGGCTTGATATCCTGAATCGAATTCAAAAGGAGCTACCTGTAGAGGTTCAGATTTATGAAGGTGACTTCGAGGAAATACAGGAAGTTGATTCGAAGCTGGTGAAACTGGCGAAACTTACTAATGGAATCGTTGTAACCAATGATTTCAACTTGAATAAAGTGTGTGACCTTCAAGGTGTACAAGTATTGAATATCAATGATTTAGCTAATGCCGTTAAGCCTGTTGTATTGCCTGGAGAAGAATTGAAAGTTCAGGTAATCAAAGACGGGAAAGAACATAACCAGGGGATCGCCTATCTTGATGATGGAACGATGATCGTAGTGGAAGAAGGACGCAATTATATCGGCAAGTACATCGATGTGCTTGTAACATCTGTTCTTCAAACCTCTGCAGGCCGAATGATCTTTGCCAAGCCAAAACAATTGGAAAAAGCTTTATAAGTAATCATTGCCCTGACTCTAATGATTCAGTAAGGTATAATAAATAGTATTACTCGAGAGTTAAAGGAGTTATCATATGGAATATGAAGTTGTCATTCCGGCTGCAGGGCAAGGGAAACGAATGAAAGCGGGCAAGAACAAACTTCTCCTCGAGCTGGATAGCTGTCCAGTCATTATTCATACACTACGGGTCTTTGAACATGACTCCCGTTGTCAGGGAATCTATTTAGCGATTCATCCATCGGAGCGAAATGCGTTCAAGAGTTTATTAGACCGTTTTGGTATTACAAAGGTCGTTAAGCTTGTAGATGGCGGGGAAGAAAGACAGCATAGTGTATACAATGCATTGCTTGAGGTTGATCATGAAATTGTTCTTGTACACGACGGAGCAAGACCATTTATTAAAGAATCCACGATTCACCAATTAGTAGAGAAGACTCATTTAACAGGAGCTGCCATTGCTGCTGTTCCTGTTAAAGATACGATCAAAAAAGTGCTGGATGGGGAAGTCGAGGAAACGATTGAACGCTCAAGCTTGTGGATGGTTCAAACTCCACAGGCTTTTCGTGTTTCATTGTTGAAAAGGGCGCACGGGGAAGCGGAGCAAGATGGTTTTCTTGGAACAGACGATGCTTCTCTCGTGGAACGAATGGATGTTGAGGTTGCTGTTGTTGAAAGTGATTATGACAATATTAAACTGACGACACCTGAGGACTTATATTTTGCTGAGGCCATCTTGAAGAAGCAAGAGGAAATGAGTGGAGGAGACAACCATGTTTAGGATAGGACAAGGTTTTGATGTTCATCAATTAGTAGAAGAGAGACCCCTTATTATGGGAGGTATAACGATACCATATGAAAAGGGATTATTAGGTCATTCAGATGCAGATGTATTATTACATGCTGTAGCGGATGCGTGTTTGGGAGCTGTGGCTGCAGGGGATATCGGCAAGCATTTCCCAGACACAGATCCTGAGTTCAAGGATGCAGATTCAGCAAAGCTTCTTGAGCATGTATGGGCCCTTGTGAAAGAGGAAGGGTATGAATTAGGGAATATCGATTGCACGATCATTGCCCAGA
Coding sequences:
- the ispF gene encoding 2-C-methyl-D-erythritol 2,4-cyclodiphosphate synthase, with the translated sequence MFRIGQGFDVHQLVEERPLIMGGITIPYEKGLLGHSDADVLLHAVADACLGAVAAGDIGKHFPDTDPEFKDADSAKLLEHVWALVKEEGYELGNIDCTIIAQKPKMAPYIDEMRQSIATLLEADITQVNVKATTSEQLGFTGRGEGIAAQTTVLIKKK